One Purpureocillium takamizusanense chromosome 1, complete sequence genomic window carries:
- the RIM15 gene encoding Non-specific serine/threonine protein kinase (COG:T~EggNog:ENOG503NVW1) — MDQQPSPSLAPPAVSSLRAQQATPMERTISQDIREEREELREAAEQTLNAIVDLNLDGTIKWVSPSWTDVVGTPFDTVNDIPFSDLIVSENKTAFSDVVDSMKRDDSKSYRISFAIQLGPLSKLQSPDATNKPEQGPEPKQQTADLEAQGIMVYDSVSGGESHTMWMLRPWSGPHEIKIDLPDVIVDSLGSGAEVLASYLTRLAEVVGDDAEASEPPAPVLCRICERQIPPWWFEKHTDLCLQEHRAELDVQLAQENLAEHRHAIVKVLDDLEARKSRSMSGEATSGPMAEYKGISIGPPPSTQSSPGTSLARSRDRTSGFGHSRGRSFAIRRPQARIVELLMDLCDTAIEISSPAIKESSQQDNGEIRTQSPQSESRISQVLQWHSPSTNTLEQEQGLALLCADTEKVARAKVDAVFRHRRIIEYAERIRVELAVMVQDCVDRAMRKAARLAAGRLSDSTEEEEDQGDEDCQCEDTESTQGGIRDDTFEEQPTQEPLAPVPTDEEPRGRAGDDPAKPSINSPSALATALRQIDLSGGSSRSRSRPTSFIASTRSSSPKECPTPRSHAEGTLGSNLHSRDVRRNSSLFQEPEIGDNEGSLRSSSVASRHAPRTESPISEFGDLRRAASARQHHRRSLVIPGATSPRRQESPSRHTQPSSPLRIKPRVLPFTHEGMTSPEASPMFPSSEFSSPVSHPTRHHRRQSSAAISDFVMRAPPSPRLGAAQLPPQQPRPAQPSIKDFEIIKPISKGAFGSVYLSKKKSTGEYFAIKVLKKADMVAKNQVGNVKAERAIMMWQGQSDFVAKLYWTFSSKDYLYLVMEYLNGGDCASLIKVLGGLPEDWVKKYLGEVVLGVEHLHERDIIHRDLKPDNLLIDQKGHLKLTDFGLSRMGLVGRQKRALNSDAAETTPDLLKQGPFARSTSMASSRSTSLDLHGHLQSPSMTPQMTPDVGAAGQPSYFSLSSLQQEPRRVSSSHRSDSGGSEVMTHMLSSFSLNDSDLGTQPSSARTGVDEDAMTHGSPDLAASHHSTRMSIDSHARNSLPASNMMPPAMALFDPQDTTRRFVGTPDYLAPETIKGDKQDETSDWWSVGCIMFEFLYGIPPFHASEAEQVFENILARKIQWPDPDACEPISDEAKDLINKLLCMDPTQRLGANREEKYASGGEEIRDHSWFQGISWDTLVEDDAQFVPQPENPEDTEYFDARGAVLQSFAEEMEDQLSPQSSGTPASEYPDRPHDALSRVRSQVNSAGRKLMPLHIPPHVRDLKPRRLSEPVATDDFGSFNFKNLPVLEKANKDVIQKLRADALASQNKPPSVSPGAGTNITSPSPSLDASPVLSSHLHRTISNAKAGNRPQSPSGFSHSNSSPSRASQPSSPLLVSFVAGQGAEGRRKASSNSSSLSHQSSSLQPPASFDIPKVPPSLQKAATTVAASPVKGRGQTPAPLALSPQKMVATPRHGSGSSASRSRSLTVGSQEASPIASDVLQHHRNRRSQVFDMSPSSSDNEGDKHNALLRVQRRRQSSRRLSQIALDDGPTFRALDVLICEDHPVSRMVMEKLLEKLRCRTISVANGSEAVRYSLSEIQFDVIFLEYKLPQINGTDVARMIRETKNTNSHTPIVAITAYLKELQAPHYFDSLIEKPISSSKLTEVLRALCQWRPVSPQRATSGPMPNPIPIGLKKLHGRADESPTSSISAFAGRQGSAMTSSREDSITSSLFGDSESVTTDDIPVVISRKGTNEWDEGGLGINEADILAGMEPLSKGVPSLLAQHSAPGQMEHLLRAHDKMRPKRESLERAATEGTESADDEDEDAGAARDKHGRRSSKPSQGKAALPSSKLAIEMMRADSHDSVTFGSESTPEAVTQVATTPAQEMDAPLLEPRDDQVARTPPDAKLEPGEGSKPGDAESPPGSVEATPRPTPLNRPPSSTEDEPTPRPVGKQSG, encoded by the exons ATGGACCAACaaccgtcgccgtccctggcaccgcccgccgtgtCATCGCTCCGGGCACAGCAGGCCACCCCGATGGAGCGCACCATAAGCCAGGACATCCGCGAGGAGCGTGAGGAGCTCCGAGAGGCTGCCGAGCAGACCCTCAACGCCATTGTCGATCTAAACCTCGACGGCACCATCAAATGGGTCAGTCCGTCGTGGACCGACGTTGTTGGCACGCCATTTGACACAGTCAACGACATCCCCTTCTCCGATCTGATTGTCAGCGAGAACAAGACTGCTTTTTCGGATGTCGTGGACTCAATGAAGCGAGATGACTCCAAGAGTTACCGAATTAGCTTTGCCATCCAACTGGGGCCCCTGTCCAAACTTCAATCGCCCGATGCCACCAACAAACCCGAGCAAGGGCCCGAGCCCAAGCAGCAGACCGCAGACCTCGAAGCCCAGGGCATCATGGTTTATGACAGCGTGTCTGGCGGCGAGAGTCAC ACAATGTGGATGCTTCGACCATGGTCCGGTCCTCACGAAATCAAAATCGACCTCCCTGATGTCATTGTCGACTCTCTCGGATCCGGAGCAGAGGTCCTCGCCAGCTACCTCACGCGACTTGCCGAagtcgttggcgacgacgccgaagcgAGCGAACCACCAGCACCCGTTCTTTGCCGTATATGCGAGCGCCAAATACCCCCATGGTGGTTCGAGAAGCATACGGACCTGTGCCTCCAGGAGCATCGCGCCGAGCTGGACGTTCAGTTGGCCCAGGAGAACCTCGCCGAGCATCGTcacgccatcgtcaaggTTCTCGATGACCTCGAAGCACGCAAGAGCCGCTCCATGTCCGGAGAGGCAACCAGCGGGCCCATGGCAGAGTACAAGGGGATATCTattgggccgccgccgtcgacgcaaTCGTCACCGGGCACCTCCTTGGCTCGCTCTCGAGATCGAACCAGTGGGTTCGGACACTCACGAGGCCGCTCATTCGCGATCCGACGGCCCCAGGCCAGGATCGTCGAGTTGCTAATGGATCTCTGTGATACAGCCATCGAAATCAGCAGCCCCGCGATCAAGGAAAGCTCGCAGCAAGACAATGGCGAGATCAGGACTCAATCACCGCAATCCGAGTCGAGGATCTCACAGGTGCTACAATGGCATTCGCCTAGCACAAATACCCTCGAGCAGGAGCAaggcctcgccctgctctGCGCAGATACCGAAAAGGTGGCTAGGGCCAAGGTCGACGCTGTCTTCCGCCACCGGAGGATCATTGAGTACGCGGAGCGCATCCGTGTCGAATTGGCAGTCATGGTGCAAGACTGCGTCGACCGAGCGATGCGGAAGGCAGCACGACTTGCTGCCGGCCGACTCAGTGATtccaccgaggaggaggaagaccagggcgacgaagacTGCCAATGTGAGGACACCGAGAGCACTCAAGGCGGGATCAGGGACGACACGTTTGAGGAACAGCCAACGCAAGAGCCTCTGGCCCCTGTGCCGACGGATGAGGAGCCTCGTGGCCGTGCCGGGGATGATCCCGCGAAGCCATCTATTAACAGCCCCTCAGCCCTCGCAACTGCCTTGCGCCAGATAGATCTTTCCGGAGGTTCCAGCAGGTCTAGATCTCGACCAACCTCGTTCATTGCCTCTACAAGGTCAAGCAGCCCCAAGGAGTGTCCCACCCCACGCTCCCATGCTGAAGGTACATTGGGGAGTAATCTCCACTCTCGAGATGTGCGGCGGAATTCCTCTCTGTTCCAGGAGCCTGAAATAGGGGACAATGAGGGCAGCCTGAGGTCGTCCTCGGTTGCGTCGCGCCATGCGCCGCGAACAGAATCACCCATTTCGGAATTTGGAGACCTCAGGCGGGCTGCAAGCGCGAGGCAACACCACCGTCGGAGCCTCGTGATCCCCGGAGcaacctcgccgcgccgccaagaaTCGCCATCGCGCCACACACAACCTTCGTCACCGCTGCGAATCAAGCCTAGAGTCCTCCCGTTCACGCACGAGGGCATGACGTCCCCCGAGGCGTCGCCCATGTTTCCAAGCAGCGAGTTTAGCTCGCCGGTCTCGCATCCAACGCGACACCACAGAAGGCAGAGCTCAGCGGCGATATCCGACTTCGTCATGAGAGcaccgccgtctccgagACTGGGTGCGGCTCAGCTTCctccgcagcagccacgacCTGCGCAGCCGTCCATCAAAGACTTTGAGATCATCAAGCCGATCAGCAAGGGCGCGTTCGGTAGCGTGTACCTTTCGAAGAAGAAATCGACTGGCGAATACTTTGCCATTAAGGTCTTGAAGAAGGCTGACATGGTGGCCAAGAACCAAGTCGGCAACGTCAAAGCAGAGCGCGCAATCATGATGTGGCAGGGTCAGAGCGACTTTGTGGCCAAGCTCTACTGGACTTTTTCAAGCAAGGATTATCTCTATCTCGTCATGGAGTACCTCAATGGCGGAGACTGTGCTTCGCTCATCAAAGtactcggcggcctgcctgAGGACTGGGTGAAGAAGTATCTCGGCGAAGTTGTcttgggcgtcgagcacctTCACGAGCGGGATATCATCCACCGTGATCTTAAGCCCGACAACTTGCTCATCGACCAAAAAGGCCACCTCAAATTGACAGACTTCGGTCTCTCTCGCATGGGGCTAGTAGGGCGCCAGAAACGTGCCCTTAACAGCGATGCAGCGGAAACGACTCCAGACCTTCTCAAGCAGGGGCCCTTTGCTCGGTCAacctcgatggcctcgtcgaggtcgacgtctCTCGACCTTCACGGCCATCTTCAGTCCCCGAGCATGACTCCACAGATGACACCCGACgtgggcgctgctggccagcCATCTTACTTCAGCCTGTCTTCGCTGCAGCAAGAGCCGCGTCGAGTATCAAGCAGCCATCGCAGCGACAGTGGTGGAAGCGAGGTCATGACACACATGCTCTCGTCGTTCTCCCTGAACGACTCTGACCTTGGCACCCAGCCATCTAGCGCCAGGAcgggcgtggacgaggatgcgATGACGCATGGCTCTCCGGACCTGGCGGCCAGCCACCACAGTACCAGGATGAGCATCGACAGCCACGCTCGCAATTCGCTGCCCGCATCCAACATGATGCCCCCTGCGATGGCGCTGTTTGATCCTCAAGACACGACTCGTCGCTTCGTGGGCACTCCTGACTACCTTGCCCCGGAAACCATCAAGGGCGACAAGCAAGATGAGACGAGCGATTGGTGGTCGGTGGGATGCATCATGTTTGAGTTTCTTTACGGCATTCCCCCGTTTCACGCCTCCGAGGCGGAGCAGGTGTTTGAAAACATACTGGCACGGAAGATTCAGTGGCCGGACCCAGACGCATGCGAGCCGATATCTGACGAAGCCAAGGATCTCATCAACAAGCTTCTCTGCATGGACCCGACGCAGCGACTCGGCGCCAACAGAGAAGAAAAGTATGCCTCGGGTGGGGAGGAAATTCGCGACCACTCTTGGTTCCAAGGCATCAGCTGGGACACGCTGGTTGAAGACGATGCGCAGTTCGTACCGCAGCCGGAGAACCCAGAGGACACCGAGTACTTTGACGCACGAGGCGCCGTGCTGCAATCTTTCGCTGAGGAAATGGAAGATCAGCTGTCTCCGCAGTCTTCTGGTACCCCTGCGTCTGAGTATCCGGATAGGCCTCATGATGCCCTCTCACGAGTGCGGTCCCAAGTCAATTCGGCTGGACGCAAGTTGATGCCGCTCCATATTCCGCCTCATGTGCGAGATTTGAAGCCGAGACGGCTCAGTGAGCCCGTGGCCACAGACGACTTTGGCTCGTTCAACTTCAAGAACCTGCCCGTCTTGGAAAAGGCCAACAAGGACGTCATCCAAAAGCTGAGGGCAGACGCGCTGGCCTCACAGAACAAACCTCCGTCCGTTAGCCCCGGGGCGGGCACCAACATcacgtcgccgtccccgtccctcGATGCTAGCCCAGTACTCTCTAGCCATCTGCACAGAACAATCTCCAATGCCAAGGCAGGCAACCGGCCACAGTCTCCGTCCGGCTTCAGCCACTCTaactcgtcgccgagcagagCGTCACAGCCATCTTCGCCCTTGTTGGTTTCGTTTGTCGCTGGGCAGGGAGCCGAAGGACGCAGGAAGGCCTCTAGTAACTCCTCCAGCTTGTCCCACCAGTCCAGTTCCTTACAGCCCCCGGCCTCTTTCGATATCCCCAAGGTCCCCCCAAGCCTgcagaaggcggcgacgactgtCGCTGCCTCGCCGGTCAAGGGGCGCGGCCAGACGCCCGCACCCCTGGCCCTGTCGCCTCAGAAGATGGTCGCTACGCCACGACACGGGAGTGGCTCGTCGGCAAGCCGCTCGAGGTCGTTGACTGTCGGCTCGCAAGAAGCCAGCCCTATAGCGTCCGACGTTTTGCAGCACCACCGCAACCGCAGGAGCCAAGTTTTCGACATGTCACCGTCGTCTTCTGACAATGAGGGAGACAAGCACAACGCTCTGCTGCGTGTCCAGCGTCGCAGGCAGAGCTCGAGACGACTGTCACAGATCGCATTGGACGACGGGCCAACATTCCGAGCCCTGGACGTCCTCATTTGCGAAGATCATCCTGTGTCCAGGATGGTCATGGAGAAGCTGCTGGAGAAGCTCCGATGCCGCACGATCTCGGTTGCGAATGGCTCCGAGGCAGTGCGGTATTCTCTGAGCGAGATTCAGTTCGACGTCATCTTCTTGGAGTATAAGCTGCCTCAGATCAATGGCACCGACGTGGCGCGCATGATTCGCGAGACCAAGAACACAAACTCGCACACACCGATCGTGGCCATCACAGCATATCTGAAGGAGCTTCAGGCACCTCACTACTTCGACTCCCTGATCGAGAAGCCCATCAGCTCGTCCAAGCTGACAGAGGTGCTCCGTGCCCTCTGCCAATGGAGACCGGTCTCGCCGCAGCGGGCTACGTCGGGCCCCATGCCGAACCCCATTCCAATTGGGCTGAAGAAGCTTCACGGGCGGGCCGACGAGAGCCCGACGTCGAGCATCTCGGCGTTTGCCGGCCGCCAAGGCTCTGCGATGACTTCCAGCCGGGAGGACTCGATCACCTCTAGCCTCTTTGGAGACTCGGAATCCGTCACCACAGACGACATCCCTGTGGTGATCAGCCGCAAGGGGACAAATGAGTGGGACGAGGGCGGTCTAGGCATCAACGAAGCGGACATTCTGGCTGGTATGGAGCCTCTGTCGAAGGGTGTCCCTTCGCTTCTGGCACAACACTCTGCACCAGGTCAAATGGAGCATctcctgcgcgcgcacgacaaGATGAGACCCAAGCGGGAGAGCCTCGAGAGGGCAGCAACCGAGGGAACGGAgtcggcggacgacgaggacgaggatgctGGGGCAGCGCGGGATAAGCACGGACGCCGGAGTAGCAAGCCGAGTCAGGGCAAGGCCGCGCTACCGAGCTCCAAGCTCGCCATCGAGATGATGCGCGCGGACAGCCACGACAGCGTGACCTTTGGGTCTGAAAGCACCCCGGAGGCGGTGACGcaggtggcgacgacgccggcgcaggAAATGGACGCGCCGCTACTGGAGCCACGAGACGACCAAGTGGCTCGCACCCCCCCGGACGCGAAGCTGGAGCCTGGCGAAGGGTCGAAGCCAGGAGACGCAGAGTCGCCGCCAGGTAGCGTGGAAGCAACGCCGCGGCCCACTCCTCTGAACAGGCCTCCGAGCTCGACTGAGGACGAACCGACGCCGAGACCGGTTGGCAAACAAAGCGGATAG
- a CDS encoding uncharacterized protein (COG:S~SECRETED:SignalP(1-19~SECRETED:cutsite=ARA-AP~SECRETED:prob=0.7363)~EggNog:ENOG503PEV2), which produces MKKALTILLVGLSSALARAAPAPDGRGMPARAAHPDAGPPTLGGTLQEYTDRTDDAPTTAKRGPDHDDDDGAGGLDKRWDKEEWSKADVICSEKQWGLVHNLAYNDVIDMYEKTWRKGSLVVLPEGPRKCMELFCQYETAFFACNDHAKSYTIQDGMVISHGIREMWKRCHNNQLDDMIGAQIFSPNNWNIIMRRDVSCGPDRGGFALKARGTGHRGGGNAHQGPDE; this is translated from the exons atgaagAAAGCCCTcaccatcctcctcgtcggcctgtcctcggccctcgcgcgcgccgccccggccccggaCGGCCGCGGGATGCCGGCCCGGGCGGCGCACCCGGACGCGGGTCCCCCGACGCTCGGCGGCACGCTCCAGGAGTACACGGACCGGACGGAcgacgcgccgacgacggcgaaaAGAGGACccgaccatgacgacgacgacggtgccggcggcctcgacaagcGGTGGGACAAGGAGGAATGGAGCAAGGCCGACGTCATCTGCTCAGAGAAGCAATGGGGCCTCGTCCACAACCTCGCCTACAACGACGTCATCGACATGTACGAGAAGACGTGGAGGAAGGGATCGTTGGTGGTGCTGCCCGAGGGCCCGAGGAAGTGCATGGAGCTCTTCTGCCAATACGAAACGGCGTTTTTCGCTTGCAACGAT CACGCCAAGAGTTACACGATCCAGGACGGCATGGTCATTTCGCACGGCATCAGGGAGATGTGGAAGCGGTGCCACAACAACCAGCTGGACGACATGATAGGAGCCCAAATCTTCAGCCCCAACAACTGGAACATCATCATGAGGCGAGACGTCAGCTGTGGTCCTGACAGAGGGGGGTTCGCTCTGAAGGCCCGAGGAACGGGCCAccgcgggggggggaacGCGCATCAGGGACCGGATGAATGA
- a CDS encoding 1-acylglycerol-3-phosphate O-acyltransferase (TransMembrane:3 (o20-43i55-73o122-142i)~COG:I~EggNog:ENOG503NY5C) — protein sequence MAAVAKGTTTLTHLRGIALTLPWLLALLVADVALSAVLPLSLLGPRLVYDASSRIAAVIWAWIQLIFVSFNGADIGHSGDELPSGESAIVVANHVAWSDFYMIQALAIRAGMLSRCRYFAKVQLRLVPFLGWGLWAMGMPMVSRNWLRDRAELGHVFSGIVRDGYPMWLISFSEATRFTRTKYAESMAWCKKNDRPQPRHLLYPRTKGFIATVQHLRKAPHVKAVYDFTVAYRRRGGDFQEAPSMWQTLSVPGLSSRCGYEFHVHARRFPIDTLPEMDEGLAQWLETRWVEKGEWLESVRHSWPADSAVRGHSK from the exons atggctgccgtcgcgaAGGGGACGACAACCCTCACCCACCTCCGCGGCATCGCGCTGACGCTGCCCTGGCTCctggccctcctcgtcgccgacgtcgccctctCGGCCGTTTTGCCGCTGAGCCTGCTTGGCCCGCGCCTTGTCTACGACGCCTCGTCCCGCATCGCTGCCGTCATCTGGGCATGGATCCAGCTCATCTTCGTGAGCTTCAATGGCGCTGATATCGGCCACTCCGGCGATGAGCTTCCCTCGGGTGAATCGGCCATTGTCGTGGCCAACCATGTCGCCTGGTCCGACTTTTACATGATCCAAGCGCTCGCCATACGCGCGGGCATGTTGAGTCGCTGCCGCTACTTCGCCAAGGTCCAGCTGCGGCTGGTTCCCTTCCTCGGCTGGGGCCTCTGGGCTATGGGCATGCCCATGGTGAGCCGGAACTGGCTCAGAGACAGGGCTGAGCTGGGCCACGTCTTCTCTGGCATTGTGCGCGACGGTTATCCCATGT GGCTCATCAGCTTCAGCGAGGCTACGCGCTTCACCAGGACAAAATATGCCGAGTCGATGGCCTGGTGTAAGAAGAATGATAGGCCGCAGCCGAGGCACTTGCTCTATCCGCGCACCAAAGGCTTCATCGCCACTGTTCAGCACCTCCGCAAGGCCCCGCATGTGAAGGCAGTCTACGACTTCACCGTTGCCTatcgtcgacggggcggtGACTTTCAGGAGGCGCCTTCCATGTGGCAGACGCTGAGCGTGCCCGGGCTGagcagccgctgcggctATGAATTCCACGTGCACGCCCGACGATTCCCCATTGATACTCTGCCAGAGATGGACGAGGGACTAGCTCAATGGCTCGAGACTCGGTGGGTTGAGAAGGGTGAATGGCTAGAGTCTGTCAGGCATAGCTGGCCGGCGGACAGTGCTGTCCGAGGCCACTCAAAGTGA
- a CDS encoding uncharacterized protein (COG:J~EggNog:ENOG503NUQV), with protein MADSLDYVKICESCPPGDGWGPSVTTDTTLNGVPYAPFSKGDKLGRMADWTAEGKDRERGGRMQYNRSYRDQQVYGSSHAITFNAPPAEDESTFSLVSNTRDSTKSRYGRGAVFTRGRGQRGGRGDSRGGRQTLQRTGGAGGRQGYDRGGRQAGGARGGRRFGWKDYDKPARNRDASINIKADWQLLEEIDFNRLAKLNLDADEGEDLEDYGFLYYYDRSYDKQPVKGAEKKLMAIDRAAYNVTTSSDPVIQELAERDEATIFATDSILSMLMCSPRSVYPWDIVIVRQGNKIFLDKRDNANLDMVTVNENAADAPLDAADGSKDILNQPGALAEEATYINHNFANQVVAESESAKIDMAHANPFYNSSEDTDPPASKAYKYRRFDLSTNDEEPVYLVVRTEIDAVQKNAISGEDQLVTIKALNEFDSKAQGSGGALDWRSKLVTQRGAVVATEMKNNSCKLARWTVQSILSKSDVMKLGFVSRVNPRSNDKHVILGVVGWKPRDFANQMNLSLSNGWGIVRTIADMCLKREDGKFVLVKDPNKSILRLYELPAGSFEDDEEDEDEQEEQQPAEGAEE; from the exons ATGGCCGACTCACTCGACTACGTCAAGATTTGCGAGAGCTGCCCGCCGGGCGACGGCTGGGGCCCGTCCGTGACCACGGACACGACCCTCAACGGTGTGCCCTATGCGCCCTTCTCTAAGGGTGACAAGCTGGGCCGCATGGCCGACTGgaccgccgagggcaaggaccgcgagcgcggcggacgCATGCAGTACAACCGCAGCTACAGAG ACCAGCAAGTCTACGGATCCAGCCACGCCATCACCTTCAATGCGCccccggccgaggacgagtcgACCTTCTCGCTCGTCAGCAACACCAGAGACTCAACCAAGTCGCGATACGGCCGTGGTGCCGTCTTCAcccgtggccgcggccaacgcggcggacgtggcgactcgcgcggcggacgacagACGCTGcagcggacgggcggcgccggtgggcGGCAGGGCTACGACCGCGGTGGCCgtcaggcgggcggcgctcgcggtgGCCGTCGCTTCGGCTGGAAGGATTACGACAAGCCGGCTCGCAACCGTGATGCTAGCATCAACATCAAGGCTGACtggcagctgctcgaggagatTGACTTCAACCGCCTGGCCAAGCTGAatctcgacgccgacgagggcgaggacctcgaggactACGGCTTCCTGTACTACTACGACCGCTCCTACGACAAGCAGCCCGTCAAGGGTgccgagaagaagctgaTGGCCATCGACCGCGCCGCGTACAACGTCACCACGTCGTCGGACCCTGTCatccaggagctcgccgagcgcgacgaggccaccatCTTCGCCACCGACAGCATCCTGTCCATGCTCATGtgctcgccgcgctccgTCTACCCGTGGGACATTGTAATTGTCCGCCAGGGCAACAAGATCTTCCTGGACAAGCGCGACAACGCCAACCTCGACATGGTGACCGTCAACGAGAACGCGGCCGACGCCcccctcgatgccgccgacggcagcaaggaCATCCTCAaccagcccggcgccctggccgaggaggccacCTACATCAACCACAACTTCGCCAaccaggtcgtcgccgagagCGAGTCGGCCAAGATCGACATGGCCCACGCCAATCCCTTCTACAACTCCTCCGAGGACACcgacccgcccgccagcaagGCTTACAAGTACCGCCGCTTCGACCTCTCCACTAACGATGAGGAGCCCGTCTACCTGGTGGTCCGTACCGAGATTGATGCCGTTCAGAAGAACGCCATCAGCGGCGAGGACCAGCTCGTCACCATCAAGGCCCTCAACGAGTTCGACAGCAAGGCCCAGGGCAGCGGTGGCGCCCTTGACTGGCGGAGCAAGCTCGTCACGCAGcgcggtgccgtcgtcgccaccgagATGAAGAACAACAGCTGCAAGCTGGCCCGGTGGACCGTCCAGAGCATCCTGTCCAAGTCGGACGTCATGAAGCTTGG CTTCGTCTCCCGTGTCAACCCCCGCTCCAACGACAAGCACGTCATCCTGGGCGTTGTCGGCTGGAAACCCCGCGACTTCGCCAACCAGATGAACCTCTCCCTGTCTAACGGCTGGGGCATCGTCCgcaccatcgccgacatGTGCCTCAagcgcgaggacggcaagttCGTTCTCGTCAAGGACCCCAACAAGTCCATCCTGCGCCTCtacgagctgcccgccggcagcttcgaggacgacgaggaggacgaggacgagcaggaggaacagcagcccgccgagggcgccgaggagtAG
- a CDS encoding uncharacterized protein (COG:S~EggNog:ENOG503NVVH), with product MSSSLSPDQYGSNRSQSSPEASAGAQDKSALSPLNLGIFKSLADKRANREGNPPKRRGPKPDSKPALTRRQELNRQAQRTHRERKEHYIKALEDEVLRLKELYSNVSQDKDRLAEENRQLRGILAQNGIPFPRGGGPHDDSSSNPSGGHQSSTGSPYAPGSHAAFSPSQSSAPSVTSSGHPGTMHHMTGDQMRSAVHASHGKGVDFEQAGIDFVLALEKPCMQHMPFLLDRATEAEGDPCGHALMATCPPKPFENLTPETPFGSTHTHDSPNGDIPAQGTWELSKADLSTLLDLSRRLKLDGEITPVMAWGMILNHPRFADFKPEDFQRLAEELGRKVRCYGFGAVMEEFELQDAFESVLPCEPDTMVF from the exons atgtcgtcctcgctgtCGCCAGACCAGTACGGCAGCAATCGCTCCCAGAGCTCCCCAGAGGCCTCGGCCGGGGCCCAGGACAAAAGCGCACTGTCGCCGCTGAACCTGGGCATCTTCAAATCGCTCGCTGACAAGAGAGCCAACCGTG AGGGCAATCCACCCAAGCGCCGTGGCCCGAAGCCCGACAGCAAGCCTGCCCTCACAAGACGACAAGAGCTCAATCGACAAGCCCAACG GACCCATCGAGAGCGAAAGGAGCACTACATCAAAGCACTCGAGGACGAAGTCCTCCGCCTCAAGGAGCTCTACAGCAATGTCTCTCAAGACAAGGACAGACTCGCCGAGGAGAACAGGCAGCTGCGAGGAATTCTGGCGCAAAACGGCATCCCGTTCccgcggggcggcggccctcaCGATGACTCGTCGAGCAACCCCAGCGGCGGTCATCAGTCGTCAACGGGCAGCCCGTACGCCCCAGGCTCACACGCTGCCTTTTCTCCCTCCCAGtccagcgcgccgtccgTCACGTCTTCAGGGCATCCGGGTACCATGCACCACATGACCGGCGACCAGATGCGCAGCGCCGTGCATGCCTCCCACGGCAAAGGGGTCGACTTTGAGCAGGCCGGCATCGACTTCGTTTTAGC TCTCGAGAAGCCCTGCATGCAGCACATGCCGTTTTTGCTTGATCGAGCCACCGAGGCGGAAGGTGATCCGTGTGGCCATGCCCTCATGGCGACTTGCCCACCCAAACCGTTCGAGAACTTGACCCCGGAGACGCCCTTTGGAAGCACGCACACGCATGATAGCCCCAACGGGGACATCCCCGCGCAGGGGACTTGGGAGCTCAGCAAGGCCGATCTGTCCACCCTGCTCGACCTCAGCCGGCGACTGAAACTGGACGGCGAAATCACCCCCGTCATGGCCTGGGGGATGATCCTCAACCACCCACGGTTCGCCGACTTCAAGCCGGAGGACTTCCagcggctcgccgaggaACTCGGGCGAAAAGTGAGGTGTTATGG ATTCGGCGCTGTGATGGAGGAGTTTGAGCTGCAAGATGCTTTTGAAAGCGTCTTGCCTTGCGAGCCTGACACCATGGTGTTTTAA